GGCAACTCGTTAAGTCACCATGGTTGTATTTCACGTACTCTAGTGGACGACGAGAGGCCGAGCATAACGTCGATAGCTCCCCCTCTGCTTGAAGCAAAGTCCTGTACAACTCTTCTGGGTGATAACCTTCCACACTGTCAATGTGCCAAAACAGTGGCTCATAACGATTAAGTGCTTGTAGTAACATAAAATCAGAAACGGTGGACACGCCTTGCTGATCCACAACACCTAGTCTCTCAACAATCGTTTCTGCTCTGTGTTTCAACATCGACGCAAATTCGGTAACGAACTTCTTAAGGACAGTAGATGCTTGAATATCAATACAGGTTGGGACAAAACTCTCATCTAGAATGACACTGCCGTCAGGTTTTACTTCAGAGATTTTTAGAATAGGTACCGAAGTATAAGAGCTCCGGTCTTCATGATCATACATCAAGCAAAAATTCAGTTTACCGACAGCGATGTTTGTTAGGTCTTCTGAGTCATAGCAAGCATCGGAAGCTTCCTGGGACTCAATACTAAAACGAGCACCGTCGCCTCTTTCACCAAAGAGCTCCGATCGCTCAGACGGAAGAGGACAGCATAAGTAGACGATTTTGTCTGCGATAGACGGATCCACTTCTTTAACGTCAGGTAACTCCGCCAGCAATGGAAGATCAAACGGTGTTCGGTCTTGCAGAATACCCTCTGCTTTAGTGATACCAATCTTACCCAAGGCGAGTAGCTGACTATTTACTTCTAAACGACGAACTCCCCAATGATAGTTGGCCGTATAAGAGCTCAGCATACTAGACAATTTGTTTTGAGCTCTATCAAGTTGTTGAAAATGCTGCGGCTTCATGAACATGCCATCTTGCCAGACAACCGGATTGTATAAAGACATTCATTTATCCCTTAAAAATAAGTCTGTTCAATGCCACGTGTAGTATTCGAAGAGAGCTCACTCCCTTTAAGTTTCAGTTTTAAGTAGTACTCACTCTTTTCTTCAATAACCTCAACTTTACGCCATGCTGAGCCATCGATATCACGAAAGGCGACGGAGAAACCAACCGCTCTTGTTGCTGGATCGAGTTCGAGCATTTGATGGATATTGTCGCCTGGTTGAACTTGATACTCATATCGCTTGATGTACTCATCGCCAAGGGCTGCCTTATCATTCTCAAACAATGCAAAGAAATCTAAGCTCCGAAATAGAACAGGTGAGCTTAACTCGTGAACTCGAAGGATTACCGGCGAAGGCTGACCGCCCTTTCGTAAGTTCAAGACCGGGTCAGCTTCAATAACTAACTCAATAGATGAGGTTTCGGGAGTAATTCCAGAAGACTCTTTGAACTGGTCCCACATTGAACACCCCGACATCATGAGAACAATCAGAGAAAGTAAAAAGTTACGCATGTTTCCCCTTATTGACCTTGTTATAGTTCTCTCTCAACAGCTCTTTAAGCGAACCTTCATGAATCTGACGGCTATTCTCTTGGTAGAAGTCTTGATAGCTTGACCACAACTTAGACTTTGTTGAGAACACAGCATTACTGGAATACTGTTTAGCAAATGACGCTGGATCATTGGCCTTGGTTTGTTCCATCAATAATTCACTCACCGCTTTGTTAAACAAAATACGATGATCACTCAACTCATCAAGCATCTGTTCGACGAGCTCATTAGGTGACAATAGTTCTTGTTGAGTCAGCGTTAACATCAATTCGGTCAGATTTACATCCGCAGTATCAGCGACCGTATCATCTTTAAGCGCTTCCACTTCTTTTAAGCTATTTTGAAGATGCTCCATACAGAGTCTCAATCCCGCACCAAGGTTTTTAAACGTCGACGCGTCACGCTTCATCAGGTCAGTGTCACTGACTCCTAAGCCCTGATAAAACGCAGTACAGAGATCTTGTTGTTCGCTAGTAAGTGGCTCTGGTGAGGTCGAGTTAGGCACAAAGCTTGCCGGTGTCTCGCGGTTCGAATCTGTCGCGTCTGTCTGACTTTGCGCCGTGGGAACAAACTGTTGGGTTACTTCCTCCCATTTAAGGCCATTCGTAGATGGACTCGTTCTTGAACCATAACTCTGTTCTATCGACGATTGGGGTTGTTTCACTTCGTTCTCCTTGAACGATGGATTTACCTGTTCCTCATCAAGTCGCGCATTTGGGTATTGTTCTTTGTTTTGGCCAGGCTCTTCATCACCTTGACTGGTTAAAGGTGGTTTTGAAGTTGTGTTGTCAGCCAGCCAGTCTTCTGGAATTAAGTTCGGTAAATCGACTTGAGAGTGAATACTGATACTGTCATCGGCGATCTGACGAGTGCTAACAACCTCAGGAGCTGTTCGGTCGTTTTGAAGGTTGTCATCTCGAATAAGAAAGTCATCATCGACTCGTGTAGAAAACTCAATATGGGCTACGGGATCATCACTGTCTACATCGTCATGTTTCGTTTCCATAAACAGATCTTCTATCGCACCAAGCTTATGGTCTTCTTCAACAGCGATATCATCAAGATTGGCAAGGGGGTCATTAGAGGTTCGTTCCGGTGCAATATCAACTGCGATATCTTGCGCGATCATCGTATTCTCTAGTGTTATACCAATTTCATATTGACCCAATGAAATAACGTCCCCATCGCAAATAGAAATAGGCTGACTTTTCAGTATTTTATTTCCATTGACCAAGGTACCGTTAGTACTTACATCACTAATATAAAAGGTGTCTCCATAAACTGAGATCAAGCAATGGGTACCAGAAATGAAACGATTGTGATCATTAAGGGAAAGTGTACAGCTAGGTGCACGACCTATAGAGCCACCGTTTTCAGGCATTTCGAAATGTTTAGAGCCCGTGTATTCTTCTGGGCATTTAGATATGAATAGATTCAGCTGATTTAGCTGCATTGGTAAGCCTCAAAATAAAAGTGAGATCGTAAGTTCTGCACCACCAATCCCATTGTTATATATAGGTGCTATATAGGATAACTGAGGAATAACCTGTAAATGAGCATCAGGATTGCTACCTAATTTAATTACCGCACCAAAGGTAGCCACTGCTCCAACTTCAAATTGCTCAATATCTTGCAGTTGCGAGCCATATTTAAAGCCTTCATCATCGACCTTCCAACGGTTTGTGTATTGCGAATAGCCCAAAGACAATCCAGCTCCGATATATGGGGTGAAAACACTCCACGAACTCAAAGCAAACTGTGGTACCACCCTAAACTCAAAATTTGTCGCCTCTTGATACACCCCATTATTTGGTGCCGTAAATTGGTCTTGCAGATAGTTTAATCCCAGCCACCATCGCCACCGGTTATTAGTTTCGTCTATCGGGCGAGTATGCACGAAACCATATCTCAGAGACTGTTTATCGCCACTTGAACCTTCATCATACTTGACACTCTCTACTGCAAGTACATTAACCGACGCACCATAACGCTCACCTTTTGCCATAACAAAAGGTGTAGCTAGGCACAAAGCTGAAACCAGTCCTAATTGAAATGGTCTATACATTTTTCCCTCTAGGTATATCCCTTGTGATAATGACTCGCGAAGATAGCAATTATCGTTATGTTTTCAAGGTTCAAACCCACACCAAACACAAATAAGGCATTATAACTAGCAAATAGAACAGATCGCCTAGAATAAACAACTAAACGAAAGAAAGATTACTAATATGATACAAATCAACAGACAAAACTATCAATAACAACAAATAGCAAACGTTTACAACAGCTTATTTAATTACATTAGTAAAAACAACTATATCAAACAACAAACACTCCCCTGAAAACGAGATACCACTTATCAATATAAACCTAATCACATATGCAGTTACCGAATATTATATCCTTAAATTACAATAAGTTAGACTCAAAGAAAGAGACAAACCAGTTAAATAAACTACGAAACACTATACCTGATCAAGCCTAAAGAATGGTGATCTGTGATCCTGGTTCCATTAAGGCAATATTAAGAACAAATTTAACTTTTTAATATTTAATTTCTACTTTTTAACTATAGAATCGTACAAAATTTATAATTCACCTCATTTTAATAATCATAATTATACATTTTCACCTATCAGTTGGATGTCAAATATATGCTTCATTGTGACTTTACGAGAAGGCCAATCTCTAAAGAAAACCCCTGTGGTGTTAACCCAGTTCGTTTGGACGAATTTGACGAAATAAAGCGTCAAATAAACAATTTGAATAAAGTAACAGGCAAAGTGTCATGGAAGAAAGTACTCGAACTCTCCAAAACCATACTCACTTCACACAGTAAAGACTTCCGCTGTAGCTGTTATTACACTGTTGCAGCAACTCATTTAAATGGGTTATCTGGGCTGTACGATGGGCTAAATTCAGTACTCGATCTTTGTGTTGTCTACTGGTATTCGGCGTATCCTGAGCACAGCAAATCATCCGCACGTATTAGCACGATCGAGTGGATGATCGAAAACGCGGAAAAAAGATTAAACAAACACAAACCACAACCCGAAGAGCGACAAGTTATTGAAGCAATTCACCAACTATGTTTGAAAATAGAAGAAGAACTTCGACTTCACTACGGCATCAAAGCACCGTCGTTTGGACGAATCCGTCGCCTGCTGTCGCAATGGTTAGATTCTCTCAAAGAGCTTGAGTTGAAAGAGATTGCGAGAAAAGAGTCTGTGGCTAACAAACCTGTGCTGAAGACGGTCGAACAAGCTTCTTCTACGATAAAAGTGGATGTCACACCAACTTTCACGGCCAATCAACCGGTTGCGAAAAAAGCGAGCCACTCCACGAATTCGAGTAGCTTGATCATACTGGCTATCGTGCTTGTCATCGCCGTTGCTGTCGCTGCGCATTTTTCGTTCCGTCAGTATCAATTCGAGTCCATGAAAACACGTATTGAGAACGCCTCGATTGACGAACTCGCTCGTGTAATCACTTCTAAAAAATACATCAGCATTAATAAAGATGCGTCGTTAAGAGCAACTAGCGTAGACCGCGTAGATACTCTAATGAGCGACTGGACATCAGATGCCGTTAAAGTTTCGCAAGCTGAAACGCTAGGAAGATTAACAGCAGAACTCATTGAGCTTTATCCCGACTCTTCTTCTGCGCTCATGCTCAGAGAGCGTTTTTTGCAGCAGAGCTCCAATCTTGAGTCGGAGTTTAACGCCCTATTTCGCAAATTTTCGAGTGCTCGCACTGTATTCGCCAATGTCGTGATAGACAACCCAAATAGACAGTCCAGCATGGCATATGAGTACAGCAACTCACTGTTCCCACTTTTAGGACGCATTGATTACGCTGAGAAAAATAACAATAGCGAAGAATTAGATCAATCAATCCGTTTACTTAACATATATCTCTATAAAATAAATCAGCTCAAGCTGATAGAAAAATAACACCACTAAGGCTTAAGAAGTAACAACAACTATGTTTAAACACAAACTAATAAGAAGCCCGATATTTATATCGGTATCAATAGCTATAGTTATCGCAATTATATATACATCCGTCTGTTTATTTTGGTTAGGCCTGCAAGATCACACCCTGCTATGGCTAGGTGTTGGTGTCATCGCAGCGCTACTAGGTCTGTTTCTTCTCAGCCTCTGGTTCAAGAAGAAAAACAACGTAAAGGCTCAACAACTAGAAACGGAAGAAGAAGCCCTTTCTATGGTCATTAGACCCCTGCTCTCAGAAGCAGGCAAAAAACCCATCTATCTCATTGTCGGTCCGAAAGGTTCAGGAAGAAGCCAGTTTTTGTATAGCTCAAGCGCGATCAAGCCTATGGATCGCACTCGCACAGCTAAGAACGACTTCTTTGAGTGGTACGAATCAGATAGCGCGGTTTTTATTAAACCCGACCAAAGACTCACTTTCCAAGAGATATCAAGTAGTGACGGGGCTTTATGGGATCGATTTGTCAATGAACTCATCAGACACACACCACGCAAACCTCTCGCCGGTTCTCTTCTGTTCATTGATTTCGAGTTCCTGATCGTATCAGAACAAGAGCAGAAGGAATATGCACTGAGTGCATTGTTGCAACGCCTACACTCTATTAGTGAGAAAACGTCGGCAGCACTCCCTGTTTACCTGTTTATGTCCAAGTTGGATAAACTCGATGGCTTCAAAGAATACGTACAGTTTAGCTCGTTAAAAACTCGAGTGGAGTTTTTAACGATACCGCTGAAAGAAGCGAAAGGTGCCATATCAGATTACTACCGAGATAGTTTTCAGAATCTAGTTAAAGTTCTAGAAAGTAACGCTCTCGACTCATCAGCCAACTCAGCGGATGTTGATGAGAAGCAAGCTATTCTCGCTTTTCCGAAACAATTTGAGTTGTGTCAGCAAGAAATCGGATACGTAGTCGAGCGACTATGTGAGTCCAACAGCGGCTTCTACTCACTCGATGTGCGCGAGATTTTCTTCTGCTCTAGCATCCAAGGTGGGCGAAAGTACAATCTCTTGGCAAAGAGTTGTAGTAACTATTTCAACCTGCCGATTATCGCTTCTGAGCATACTCAGCTTTCGGAAACACCTTATTTTTCTCGGCTTTTGGTCGACTCTCAGATTCTTCCTGAGCGCGATTTTGCCGGTGAGAATAAAACCTACCTTCGTGGGATCCAGAGACGAAGTCGCTTGGCTTTTGCATTTTCACTCGCCCTTGTCGTCGGAGGTGGTTACTACTTCTCTACCATGCTAGAAAAAAACTTAAATGTTATTGGTCAGCTTATGGGGGTCAACCAAGGTGACAGTGCCGTCCTAGATCCAAGTTTTGATGTCATGTTAAAGGGAGCAACTCACAGCGTAGAACCTTCTTACTCCGCATGGCTTAGCGGTACACAAGCGCTCGATGAGGAACTACTACCTCTCAATATCAGTCGCCTCGATCAGAGCACTAAGATTGCTTATGAAGCCTTACTTAAACAAGTAGAAGAAAACATCATTCCGGTCGTTGAGCAAGGTTACCGCATGCAGCTTACGCAGCATCAAAATGCGTTCAACAAGTCTTTGCCGCTACTAAAGGGCTACTTGATGCTTCAAGATCCTTCCAAGCGCGATATACAATTTCTTCGTCATCAAACGGGTCAAGTTTTAAATGCACTTAGCTCACAACCACATGTTGTCGAAGAATCCATGAGATATCTTGATGCTTACTTTAGAACTCAGTTTGCCCCAGTAGCAATCAACATGGATGTCGTACGTGCAACAAGGCGAGCACTCCTCGCCAACTCCAACGTTGACTTGGTTTATGCTGGCATTTTAAGCCAAGCACAGGCAATCGATTTAGGTTCATTAGACCTAGAGCGTGCGGTTGGCTTTGAGTTCAGCAATGTTTTTAGTGCTCCAAATGAAGAAGAGCGCTTGATCATCGACAAAGTGTATACGTCAACAGGCTTTAGTACCTTTTATCGTCCTCAAGTAGACCTGATGTCGCAACAAGTTATCAGTGATAACTGGGTGCTTGGATTGTCTAATCACGTAATACCAACAAAGAAAGAGCAAGATGCATTCAAAGAGCAAGTCCGTAAAAAGTACACAGATGATTACATCAACTACTGGCGTAATGCACTCAGTGAACTGAAAGTTCAAAGCTATAACAATGTAGGTGAGCTCACCAATGCGATTGACTTGATTTCTGGTCCCTCATCCCCGCTAACAACGGTGTTGAAACAGGTTTATACCAATACGCAGTTTTCGCCGGTAGGAGAGAAAGAAGTCACGATTCCAAACGTTAATCCTAAACTACTGGAGGCGGCCTCAGAGGCTACACAACTCGTTGAAGAGGTGGTTCAACCCGATTACTTGTTGATGAAACGGGTTGAAAATGCCTTTAAGTTACTCAATCAGCTACAGATAAACGAAACGCCAAACTCTCCAACCCCATGGGATGAAACCATTGCGGCACTAAGCAATCTTCGTACTTACATGAAGGAAATTGCTGATGCCCCAAACCCACAGCAGGCAGCTCTGTCAGCAGCACAAAATCGTATGAGTAGTACTGAAGCTGATCCCCTTATCAAGCTCAAACAGATTGCTCAAAAATCACCAGAGCCTGTGCGAAGTTGGTTGCTTGGTGTCGTTAATCAAAGTTGGTCGGTCATGATTGGTGAGTCAGCCCAAGGGATTCAAACTCAATGGTATAGCGAGGTTTTCTCTAAGTTCAAAGAACTTGGCTTAGGCAAATACCCGTTTGACTTAACTGCGACCGAAGAGATCTCAATCGAAGACTTTGAGTACCTGTTTGCTTCTGGTGGATTAATTGACACCTTTATTCAAAAGAACTTTGCACCTTTCTACGATACCAACCTTTGGATTCCGAAAGAGGTCGATGGTGAGGTCATGCCATTGTCGCCAGCACTGCTTGTTCAGTTGCGAAACTACAATGTTATTCGCGACACTTTGATAAACAAAAGTACTAACCAGGTGAGCATTCCATTTAGTGCCAAGGTGCTTGACCTTGATTCGAGTGCCATCAGAGCAAGTCTAAAGATTGCGGATACTAATATTGATTATTACCACGGGCCAAGTCGTATTCGAGAACTACAATGGCCTCCTCAGAACGGCGACTTCAATATCAGTATTACCATTCAAGACTTAACAGATGAAGGCAAACAGCATGTGTTAGCTAAGAGTGGTCAGTGGGCGATTTACCGCTTGCTTGGCGATTCTGCGCTAACCAACACTCATGACGGTAGTTTCGTGAGTGACATTAAAGTGTCTGGTAGGGATTTGAGCCTTCGAGTCACCCCACTAACACAGAAAAACCCATTTACTCTGGCAGAGCTTTACAACTTCACGCTTCCAGAGTCCATTAAAAAAACACAATAACAACACATAATAAAAAAGGCAGAACACATGATTTCAAATATCAATCTACAAGGCTTAGACAAACTAGACCGCAAAATCCTTTCAAGTCTTCTTTCAAACGGACGTGAGTCCATCGCAAATCTCTCTCGTAACATCGGT
This window of the Vibrio maritimus genome carries:
- the tssK gene encoding type VI secretion system baseplate subunit TssK gives rise to the protein MSLYNPVVWQDGMFMKPQHFQQLDRAQNKLSSMLSSYTANYHWGVRRLEVNSQLLALGKIGITKAEGILQDRTPFDLPLLAELPDVKEVDPSIADKIVYLCCPLPSERSELFGERGDGARFSIESQEASDACYDSEDLTNIAVGKLNFCLMYDHEDRSSYTSVPILKISEVKPDGSVILDESFVPTCIDIQASTVLKKFVTEFASMLKHRAETIVERLGVVDQQGVSTVSDFMLLQALNRYEPLFWHIDSVEGYHPEELYRTLLQAEGELSTLCSASRRPLEYVKYNHGDLTSCLSGIINNAKLTLSVMSDQRAIPLPLNDQNYGIRTAAIPDRGIVESTTFILAVKADVPLDVLHTQFVSQTKIGSIDNIRDLINLQLPGIEIKPMPVVPRALPYHAGYTYFELDSSGEEWAALKNAAAIALHVAGDFANLSLQLWAVRL
- a CDS encoding type VI secretion system ImpA family N-terminal domain-containing protein; translation: MLHCDFTRRPISKENPCGVNPVRLDEFDEIKRQINNLNKVTGKVSWKKVLELSKTILTSHSKDFRCSCYYTVAATHLNGLSGLYDGLNSVLDLCVVYWYSAYPEHSKSSARISTIEWMIENAEKRLNKHKPQPEERQVIEAIHQLCLKIEEELRLHYGIKAPSFGRIRRLLSQWLDSLKELELKEIARKESVANKPVLKTVEQASSTIKVDVTPTFTANQPVAKKASHSTNSSSLIILAIVLVIAVAVAAHFSFRQYQFESMKTRIENASIDELARVITSKKYISINKDASLRATSVDRVDTLMSDWTSDAVKVSQAETLGRLTAELIELYPDSSSALMLRERFLQQSSNLESEFNALFRKFSSARTVFANVVIDNPNRQSSMAYEYSNSLFPLLGRIDYAEKNNNSEELDQSIRLLNIYLYKINQLKLIEK
- a CDS encoding type VI secretion system-associated FHA domain protein, which translates into the protein MQLNQLNLFISKCPEEYTGSKHFEMPENGGSIGRAPSCTLSLNDHNRFISGTHCLISVYGDTFYISDVSTNGTLVNGNKILKSQPISICDGDVISLGQYEIGITLENTMIAQDIAVDIAPERTSNDPLANLDDIAVEEDHKLGAIEDLFMETKHDDVDSDDPVAHIEFSTRVDDDFLIRDDNLQNDRTAPEVVSTRQIADDSISIHSQVDLPNLIPEDWLADNTTSKPPLTSQGDEEPGQNKEQYPNARLDEEQVNPSFKENEVKQPQSSIEQSYGSRTSPSTNGLKWEEVTQQFVPTAQSQTDATDSNRETPASFVPNSTSPEPLTSEQQDLCTAFYQGLGVSDTDLMKRDASTFKNLGAGLRLCMEHLQNSLKEVEALKDDTVADTADVNLTELMLTLTQQELLSPNELVEQMLDELSDHRILFNKAVSELLMEQTKANDPASFAKQYSSNAVFSTKSKLWSSYQDFYQENSRQIHEGSLKELLRENYNKVNKGKHA
- the tssM gene encoding type VI secretion system membrane subunit TssM — encoded protein: MFKHKLIRSPIFISVSIAIVIAIIYTSVCLFWLGLQDHTLLWLGVGVIAALLGLFLLSLWFKKKNNVKAQQLETEEEALSMVIRPLLSEAGKKPIYLIVGPKGSGRSQFLYSSSAIKPMDRTRTAKNDFFEWYESDSAVFIKPDQRLTFQEISSSDGALWDRFVNELIRHTPRKPLAGSLLFIDFEFLIVSEQEQKEYALSALLQRLHSISEKTSAALPVYLFMSKLDKLDGFKEYVQFSSLKTRVEFLTIPLKEAKGAISDYYRDSFQNLVKVLESNALDSSANSADVDEKQAILAFPKQFELCQQEIGYVVERLCESNSGFYSLDVREIFFCSSIQGGRKYNLLAKSCSNYFNLPIIASEHTQLSETPYFSRLLVDSQILPERDFAGENKTYLRGIQRRSRLAFAFSLALVVGGGYYFSTMLEKNLNVIGQLMGVNQGDSAVLDPSFDVMLKGATHSVEPSYSAWLSGTQALDEELLPLNISRLDQSTKIAYEALLKQVEENIIPVVEQGYRMQLTQHQNAFNKSLPLLKGYLMLQDPSKRDIQFLRHQTGQVLNALSSQPHVVEESMRYLDAYFRTQFAPVAINMDVVRATRRALLANSNVDLVYAGILSQAQAIDLGSLDLERAVGFEFSNVFSAPNEEERLIIDKVYTSTGFSTFYRPQVDLMSQQVISDNWVLGLSNHVIPTKKEQDAFKEQVRKKYTDDYINYWRNALSELKVQSYNNVGELTNAIDLISGPSSPLTTVLKQVYTNTQFSPVGEKEVTIPNVNPKLLEAASEATQLVEEVVQPDYLLMKRVENAFKLLNQLQINETPNSPTPWDETIAALSNLRTYMKEIADAPNPQQAALSAAQNRMSSTEADPLIKLKQIAQKSPEPVRSWLLGVVNQSWSVMIGESAQGIQTQWYSEVFSKFKELGLGKYPFDLTATEEISIEDFEYLFASGGLIDTFIQKNFAPFYDTNLWIPKEVDGEVMPLSPALLVQLRNYNVIRDTLINKSTNQVSIPFSAKVLDLDSSAIRASLKIADTNIDYYHGPSRIRELQWPPQNGDFNISITIQDLTDEGKQHVLAKSGQWAIYRLLGDSALTNTHDGSFVSDIKVSGRDLSLRVTPLTQKNPFTLAELYNFTLPESIKKTQ
- the tssJ gene encoding type VI secretion system lipoprotein TssJ, with protein sequence MRNFLLSLIVLMMSGCSMWDQFKESSGITPETSSIELVIEADPVLNLRKGGQPSPVILRVHELSSPVLFRSLDFFALFENDKAALGDEYIKRYEYQVQPGDNIHQMLELDPATRAVGFSVAFRDIDGSAWRKVEVIEEKSEYYLKLKLKGSELSSNTTRGIEQTYF